A part of Fibrobacter sp. UWP2 genomic DNA contains:
- a CDS encoding ABC transporter ATP-binding protein codes for MNNEALRIENLHLSYQGLVGTTFSKPRAIAFFDTSKSNDKEIICGANLVLQRGETLCIGGPSGQGKSALLRVIAGLARPSEGRLYYFGEHIPAERQTALEIAKRQVGLVFQNGALISNLRVRDNIALPLRYHKKGSLKDIEDKINMAMDLMRVRDFADMFPHQLSMGMQKRVAIARSWAMDPELLLMDEPTAGLDNYNRRNLLPLIDNMRTLFKTSIIIITHDLVIAKELNCNICFLHKRVLTEPHSFDYWLHADNDISHELFRDLRASG; via the coding sequence ATGAATAACGAAGCCCTCCGCATAGAAAACTTGCACCTTTCCTACCAGGGACTGGTCGGCACGACTTTCTCGAAGCCGCGGGCCATTGCGTTTTTCGACACTTCCAAGAGCAACGACAAGGAAATCATCTGCGGCGCGAACCTGGTTTTGCAGCGCGGCGAGACGCTTTGCATTGGAGGCCCTTCGGGCCAGGGCAAGAGCGCCCTTTTGCGCGTAATCGCGGGGCTCGCCCGTCCAAGCGAAGGCAGGCTCTACTACTTTGGCGAGCACATCCCCGCCGAACGCCAAACGGCACTCGAAATCGCCAAGCGCCAGGTGGGACTTGTGTTCCAGAACGGAGCTCTCATTTCGAACCTGCGCGTGCGCGACAACATTGCCCTGCCGCTGCGCTACCACAAAAAAGGCTCGCTTAAGGATATTGAAGACAAGATCAACATGGCCATGGACCTGATGCGTGTGAGGGACTTTGCCGACATGTTCCCGCACCAGCTGAGCATGGGCATGCAGAAGCGCGTGGCCATCGCCCGCTCGTGGGCCATGGACCCGGAACTTTTGCTGATGGACGAACCGACCGCCGGTTTGGACAACTACAACCGTCGCAACCTGCTGCCGCTGATCGACAACATGCGTACGCTGTTCAAGACCTCCATCATCATCATTACGCACGACCTGGTGATTGCCAAGGAACTGAACTGCAACATTTGCTTTTTGCACAAGCGTGTGCTCACCGAGCCGCATTCCTTTGACTACTGGCTGCATGCCGACAACGACATTTCGCACGAGCTGTTCCGCGACCTGCGAGCCAGCGGTTAA
- a CDS encoding 1-acyl-sn-glycerol-3-phosphate acyltransferase: MRAILATFYYLSVVAGMLILGVPFILYKSIIGKKNEITQVCTFFFTHIQFKLFGIKLSVEGQENIPQGKNGFVIVANHQSFLDINVLWPAIGNIAFIAKASLWKAPVFGWVLNSIGCIPVNKNPRDNGGMGKILADRLSKGYNIAVFPEGHRTADGHMLKFQNGIFRMAKEHHFDILPITLVNTGEHLPKVKWAVYGGEVKIVVHPLVKAEDYADKPMGELRDEMHDLIESAMPYAKEA, from the coding sequence ATGCGAGCGATTTTAGCGACTTTTTATTACCTCAGCGTGGTCGCGGGCATGCTCATTTTGGGCGTCCCGTTTATTTTGTACAAGAGCATCATCGGCAAAAAAAACGAAATCACCCAGGTGTGCACATTCTTTTTTACGCACATCCAGTTCAAGCTGTTCGGTATTAAACTCTCGGTCGAAGGCCAGGAGAACATACCCCAGGGCAAAAATGGTTTTGTCATTGTCGCCAACCACCAAAGCTTCCTCGACATCAACGTGCTTTGGCCCGCTATCGGCAACATCGCCTTTATTGCCAAGGCCAGCCTGTGGAAAGCCCCCGTATTTGGCTGGGTGCTCAACAGCATCGGTTGCATACCCGTGAACAAGAACCCGCGCGACAACGGCGGCATGGGCAAGATTCTCGCCGACCGTTTGAGCAAGGGCTACAACATCGCCGTGTTCCCCGAGGGGCACCGCACCGCCGACGGTCACATGCTCAAATTCCAAAATGGGATATTCCGTATGGCGAAAGAACACCATTTTGACATTTTACCAATTACATTAGTGAATACCGGCGAACATTTGCCCAAGGTTAAGTGGGCGGTGTACGGCGGAGAAGTCAAGATTGTGGTCCACCCGCTTGTGAAGGCCGAAGATTACGCCGACAAGCCGATGGGCGAACTTCGCGACGAAATGCACGACCTGATTGAATCTGCTATGCCCTACGCCAAGGAGGCCTGA
- the pyrC gene encoding dihydroorotase, with protein sequence MLLPLPDDFHAHLRQGDLMPGYVRDLVSQFGRAIIMPNTVPAMTSAAAIDEYKKQIMVAAAPVRPDFVPLMTFKLNPNYTEQDLKSMMAVGVVAGKYYPAGVTTNSADGISDFEGIFPVVAMMEKLGLVLCVHGEEPGEFCLDREPAFIKRVETLAEKFPKLKIVFEHLSSAKSVEAVKRLGPNVAATFTVHHLVMTLDDVVGDALRPHHFCKPLPKRPEDRAAIREAAFSGNPKFFLGTDSAPHQQGKKECPCGAAGVYSAPVAIPLLVQEFERGGALDKLPNFIAGFGADFYGLHRTTKQIEVVKEQWTVPEVVNGVVPLAAGQKLNWKIK encoded by the coding sequence ATGTTACTACCCTTACCCGATGATTTTCATGCCCACCTGCGCCAGGGCGATCTCATGCCCGGCTATGTGCGAGACCTTGTAAGCCAGTTTGGCCGTGCCATCATTATGCCGAACACCGTGCCCGCCATGACGAGCGCGGCGGCGATTGACGAATACAAAAAGCAGATCATGGTCGCGGCCGCACCGGTGCGCCCCGACTTTGTGCCGCTCATGACCTTCAAGCTGAACCCGAACTACACCGAGCAGGACTTGAAAAGCATGATGGCCGTAGGCGTGGTCGCGGGCAAGTACTACCCCGCCGGCGTCACCACCAACAGCGCCGACGGCATCAGCGACTTCGAGGGGATTTTCCCCGTGGTCGCCATGATGGAAAAACTGGGGCTTGTACTGTGCGTACACGGCGAGGAGCCTGGCGAATTCTGCCTGGACCGCGAACCCGCATTCATCAAGCGCGTGGAGACGCTCGCCGAAAAATTCCCCAAGCTAAAGATTGTGTTCGAGCACTTGAGCAGCGCCAAGTCGGTGGAGGCGGTCAAGCGCCTGGGGCCAAACGTGGCAGCCACCTTCACGGTTCACCACCTGGTGATGACTCTCGACGACGTGGTGGGCGACGCCCTCCGGCCGCACCATTTTTGCAAGCCCCTCCCCAAGCGGCCGGAAGACCGTGCCGCGATCCGCGAAGCCGCGTTTAGCGGCAACCCCAAGTTTTTTCTCGGCACGGACTCTGCGCCGCACCAGCAAGGGAAAAAGGAGTGCCCGTGCGGCGCAGCGGGCGTCTACAGCGCCCCGGTCGCCATCCCGCTCCTGGTGCAGGAATTCGAGCGCGGCGGAGCGCTTGACAAACTGCCGAACTTTATCGCCGGTTTTGGAGCCGACTTTTACGGTCTCCACCGCACCACCAAGCAAATCGAGGTGGTCAAGGAACAGTGGACCGTGCCCGAGGTGGTGAACGGCGTGGTGCCGCTGGCCGCCGGCCAAAAACTGAACTGGAAAATTAAGTAG
- a CDS encoding ABC transporter permease — protein MAQEIARSEDKLTAVGWLFHKLGMFLLHRPVGQQVALFCRAIASIFSESRSFKTDSRNVILQTFFTGVEIFPILFVVATLFGSIVIVEVMTMMGKVGFSDVVGSLMVVVIIRELGPILTAFLIAGRSGSSLTTYIGGMVINSEVDALATMGVDPIRYLVMPGLIGGTIATFIMTILFSGSAIGAGYLVIKGLIAVTGNALNLQLTWDYLSTEILKAMSFTDFIFIIIKPVVFGCIITTNACYQAMNIPRDVRQVPKATGKSVIKSFFYIVCADVILSLFYFLDYFNEISKII, from the coding sequence ATGGCACAGGAAATCGCTAGATCAGAAGACAAGCTCACGGCTGTGGGATGGCTTTTCCACAAGCTGGGCATGTTCTTGTTGCACCGTCCTGTGGGCCAGCAGGTGGCCTTGTTCTGCCGTGCCATCGCCTCCATATTCTCCGAGAGCCGCAGTTTCAAGACCGACTCCCGCAACGTGATTTTGCAGACCTTTTTTACGGGCGTCGAGATTTTCCCAATCCTTTTTGTGGTGGCCACCTTGTTTGGCTCCATCGTGATTGTCGAAGTGATGACCATGATGGGCAAAGTCGGTTTCTCGGACGTGGTGGGAAGTCTCATGGTGGTCGTGATTATCCGTGAACTCGGGCCCATCCTCACCGCGTTCCTCATCGCGGGCCGAAGCGGCTCCTCGCTCACCACCTACATTGGCGGAATGGTCATTAACTCCGAAGTCGATGCGCTTGCGACCATGGGCGTGGACCCCATCCGCTACCTAGTGATGCCGGGGCTCATTGGCGGGACCATCGCGACCTTCATCATGACCATCCTCTTTAGCGGAAGCGCCATCGGGGCGGGCTACCTGGTAATCAAGGGGCTTATCGCCGTAACCGGGAACGCGCTCAACCTGCAGCTCACCTGGGACTACCTCTCGACCGAGATCCTCAAGGCGATGTCGTTCACCGACTTCATCTTTATTATCATCAAGCCCGTGGTGTTCGGGTGCATCATCACCACCAACGCCTGCTACCAGGCAATGAACATCCCGCGTGACGTGCGCCAGGTCCCCAAGGCGACCGGCAAGTCTGTCATCAAGTCCTTCTTTTACATTGTGTGCGCCGACGTGATTCTTTCTTTGTTCTATTTCTTGGATTACTTCAACGAGATTTCGAAGATTATCTAA
- a CDS encoding ribonuclease R family protein: protein MQKQLPSEEQIIAILRDEPMVGSQLRGALGLPKKQKMAFKQLLADMVERGLLKRTSHKEYQLGDGEPLEEKMEKRRKKFADQGPEDNRRPGARSRRQNDKENETRVKRGILHQTGDEEWEVHELETGKVYEMCHRRQAPGKEGETISFTLYPHPKLKHSYLAKVDRSAEALNVSWDEVKTKFMEESNLPKDFSPAIKKFVEGIKEPGPKDFKGRADYRKLDVLCIDPEGAMDHDDAISVERTASGYRLGVHIADVSYYVPEGSDLDEEALERSYTQYLPWTAVPMLPEKLSSGVCSLHQGVDRCAFTCMMELDKNANVLSWDFHRSIVNVSKGITYQEAVKMMEAGDDSIKALAEVTALLKKNRTKEGLLEFKSTEYGCKFNEKGEPVQIVPRETDESNSWVEECMLIANNCCAKELKRRGLQGIYRIHEAPDTKDIMELYYMYPDLFKDAPVMLRDLGKPRSGDTNLNPTAFKLYQHLVKRAGDDETLTNRILRSMQKAHYDSNSFGHFALNWQDYSHFTSPIRRYADLWCHRELARKGNEINAERANNIIEVCDLISANEIKNMKVERISIKVCSCWILKNRIGDDFEANVTGIEEWGIYVSISDPIAEGLVRFRDIAGDDYYVFNPDQGLAYGKRSGRTFRRGDKVMVRLLRVDPLRGQADFSIIEKLSSEPKKRRRQGERNVEERADRASAAEALGYVSQPDFDDDFADDDYEPDYKPMKRNRDRKAANKMGKKANGPKAFGEKLAKGRGGRGSSGRGKRGGRR from the coding sequence ATGCAAAAACAGTTACCGAGCGAAGAACAGATTATCGCTATTTTGCGTGACGAGCCCATGGTGGGTAGCCAGCTCCGAGGCGCCCTGGGACTCCCTAAAAAGCAGAAGATGGCATTCAAGCAGTTGCTCGCCGACATGGTGGAGCGCGGTCTTTTAAAGCGCACCAGCCACAAGGAATACCAGCTGGGCGACGGCGAACCGCTCGAAGAAAAAATGGAGAAGCGCCGCAAAAAATTCGCAGACCAGGGCCCCGAAGACAACCGCCGCCCCGGCGCCCGCAGCCGACGCCAGAACGACAAAGAAAACGAGACTCGCGTGAAGCGCGGCATACTGCACCAGACCGGTGACGAGGAGTGGGAAGTACACGAACTCGAGACCGGCAAGGTGTACGAGATGTGCCACCGCCGCCAGGCCCCGGGCAAGGAAGGCGAGACCATCAGCTTTACGCTGTACCCGCACCCTAAACTCAAGCACAGCTACCTCGCGAAGGTAGACCGCAGCGCCGAGGCGTTGAACGTGAGCTGGGACGAGGTCAAAACGAAGTTCATGGAAGAGAGCAACCTGCCCAAGGACTTCTCCCCCGCCATCAAGAAGTTCGTGGAAGGCATCAAGGAACCGGGCCCGAAGGATTTCAAGGGCCGCGCCGACTACCGCAAGCTTGACGTGCTCTGCATTGACCCCGAAGGCGCCATGGACCACGACGACGCCATCAGCGTGGAACGCACCGCAAGCGGATACAGGCTCGGCGTGCATATTGCCGACGTGAGCTACTACGTACCCGAAGGGAGCGACCTCGACGAGGAAGCGCTTGAACGCAGCTACACACAGTACCTGCCGTGGACGGCGGTGCCCATGCTCCCCGAAAAACTTTCGAGCGGCGTGTGCAGTTTGCACCAGGGCGTGGACCGCTGCGCATTCACCTGCATGATGGAACTCGACAAGAATGCGAACGTGCTCAGCTGGGATTTCCACAGGAGTATCGTGAACGTCTCGAAAGGCATCACCTACCAGGAAGCGGTGAAGATGATGGAAGCGGGCGACGATTCCATCAAGGCCCTGGCCGAGGTGACCGCCCTCTTAAAGAAGAACCGCACCAAAGAAGGCCTGCTCGAATTCAAGAGCACCGAATACGGCTGCAAGTTCAACGAGAAGGGCGAACCCGTGCAAATTGTGCCACGCGAGACCGACGAGAGCAACTCGTGGGTCGAGGAGTGCATGCTCATCGCCAACAACTGCTGCGCCAAGGAACTCAAGCGCCGCGGTCTGCAGGGCATTTACCGTATTCACGAAGCGCCCGACACCAAGGACATTATGGAGCTGTACTACATGTACCCCGACCTGTTCAAGGACGCGCCGGTGATGCTGCGCGACCTGGGCAAGCCCAGGAGCGGCGACACCAACCTGAACCCGACTGCCTTCAAACTCTACCAGCACCTGGTAAAGCGCGCGGGCGACGATGAAACTTTGACCAACCGCATTTTGCGCAGCATGCAAAAGGCGCACTACGACAGCAACAGCTTTGGCCACTTTGCCTTGAACTGGCAGGACTATAGCCACTTTACCAGCCCCATCCGCCGTTACGCCGACCTGTGGTGCCACCGTGAACTCGCCCGCAAGGGGAACGAGATCAACGCCGAACGCGCCAACAACATCATCGAGGTGTGTGACCTGATTTCGGCGAACGAAATCAAGAACATGAAGGTAGAGCGTATTTCTATTAAGGTGTGCAGCTGCTGGATTTTGAAGAACCGTATTGGCGACGACTTCGAGGCGAACGTCACGGGAATCGAGGAATGGGGCATTTACGTCTCCATCTCGGACCCGATTGCCGAGGGCCTGGTGCGTTTCCGCGACATTGCGGGCGACGATTACTACGTGTTCAACCCGGACCAAGGCTTGGCTTACGGGAAACGCAGCGGGCGCACGTTCCGCCGCGGGGACAAGGTGATGGTGCGCCTGCTCCGCGTAGACCCCCTACGCGGCCAGGCCGACTTCAGCATTATCGAAAAGCTGAGCAGCGAACCCAAAAAGCGTCGCCGCCAGGGCGAGCGCAATGTGGAAGAACGCGCCGACCGCGCTTCGGCCGCCGAGGCGCTGGGCTACGTGAGCCAGCCGGACTTTGACGACGACTTTGCGGACGACGATTACGAACCCGATTACAAGCCCATGAAGCGCAATCGCGACCGCAAGGCCGCAAACAAGATGGGCAAAAAGGCGAACGGCC